Within Amycolatopsis sp. FDAARGOS 1241, the genomic segment CCATCGCCTCGATCGGCAGGTCGACGTTCGGCAGGCCCAGCTCTTCACCGTTGTAGAGGTACACCGCTCCTGGCAGCGCCAACTCCACCAGCGCCATCGCCCGCGCCCGGCGCAGCCCGGCCGCGCCGCCGCCGTAACGGCTCACGGTGCGCCAGACGTCGTGGTTGGACAGCGTCCACGTCGCCCAGGCGCCCGCCGCACGCGGCACGGCGAGCGAGCGTTCGATCGCCGTGCGCATCGCGTCGGCGTCGAAGTGGGTGAGCACCAGCCGGAAGTTGAAGGCCAGGTGCAGCTCGTCCGGGCGCAGGTAGCGCGCGAGCCGCTCTTCGTCGTGCACCCAGATCTCGCCGACGGCCATCGTGTCCGGGTACTCGTCCAGCACCTTGCGGATCATCTGGTGGATCTCGTGCACGCCGTCGTCGTCGAAGCGGGGGTCGTAGTGCTCGCCGCCGCCCCAGCCGGCCGCCCGCGGGTCCATGTCGGGCAGGCCCGGGGGTTTCGCCATGCCGTGGCCCACGTCGATGCGAAACCCGTCGACGCCGCGGTCGAGCCAGAACCGCAGTGTGCGCTCCAGGTCGTAGCGCACGTCGGCGTTGGCGTAGTTGAGGTCCGGCTGCTGCTGCGCGAACAGGTGCAGGTACCACTGCCCGTCCGGCACGCGCGTCCACGCGGGCCCGCCGAACACCGACACCCAGTTGTTCGGCGGTTCCGCGCCGCCGGGGCCGCGCCCGTCGCGGAAGACGTACCGGTCGCGCTCGGGGCTGCCGGGCGCGGCGGCCATCGCGGACTTGAACCACGCGTGCTGGTTGCTCGTGTGGTTCGGGACGAGGTCCACGGTCAGCTTGATGCCGCGCCCGTGCGCCTCGGTGAGCAGCGCGTCGAAGTCGCCGAGCGTGCCGAACAGCGGGTCGACGTCGCGGGGGTCCGCCACGTCATAGCCGTGGTCGGCCATCGGGGAGCGGTAGAACGGCGTGAGCCACAGCGCGTCGACGCCCAGCAGCTCCAGGTAGCCGAGCTTGCCGCGAATGCCTTCGAGGTCGCCCACGCCGTCGGCGTCGGAGTCGGCGAACGAGCGCACGTAGATCTGGTAGAAGACGGCGTCGCGCCACCACGACGGACGGGGCCGGCGCTCCGGTGGCCGCCGTTGCCCCGCCACCCCGCGTCTCATCAGACGAAGCTGTTCATCATGCTGTGCGCCGCCATCTCGAGGTAGGCCCACAGCTGCTCGCGGTACGGCTCGGGGAGGTTCTCCTCGTCGACCGCGATCCGGATCGCGCGCAACCACGCGTCGCGCTCGATCGGGCCGATCTTGAACGGCGCGTGGCGCATCCGCAGCCGCGGGTGCCCCCGCCGGTCGGAGTAGGTGTGCGGGCCGCCCCAGTACTGCATCAGGAAGAGCCGGAAGCGCTCCTCGGCCGGGCCGAGGTCCTCCTCCGGGTACAGCGGGCGCAGCACCTCGTCCTTCGCCACTTCCTGGTAGAAGCGCGCGACGATCCGGCGGAACGTCGGCTCGCCGCCGATGGCTTCGTACAGGTTCGCGGGGTCCTGGCCACTCACAGTCGACACACCTCCATCTTGCCCTGCCCGCCGCTACTTGTCGGCTCCCGGTGCCGACAGGAAACGCCCGAGCGGCGGCTCGAACCCCGCCTCCTCCAGCGCGGCGAGCAGGTGCCCGCGCAGCGCCCGTTGCACGGCCCACTGCTTGCCCGGCCGCACCTTCACCGTCAGCCGCAGCAGGATGCCCTCCGGGGTCACCTTCTCGACGCCGAGCATCTCCGGAGGCTCCATCACGTTGACGGCGAGCGTCTCGCTCTCCACGGCCTTCGTGGCGGCCTGGGTGAGCACGGTCGAGGCGAGGTCCACGTCGGCGGAGTACCCCAGCGGCACGTCGACCACGGCCACGGCGAAGCCCTGGCTCGAGTTGCCGACGCGCAGCACCTCGCCGTTGCGGACGTACCAGACCGTGCCCTGCAGGTCGCGCAAGGTCGTGATGCGCAGGCCCACGGCTTCGACCGTGCCGGTCGCGGGGCCGATGTCGACGACGTCGCCCACGCCGTACTGGTCCTCGATCATCATGAAGATGCCGGACAGGAAGTCGCGCACCAGGTTCTGCGCGCCGAAGCCGAGTGCGACGCCGACGATGCCGGCCGACGCGATGATCGGCGCCAGGTTGATGCCCAGTTCGCCGAGCACGAGGATGAACGCCAGGCCGTAGATGAGGAACGTGGACATCGACCTCAGCACCGAGCCGATGGTCTTCGCCCGCTGCCGCCGCCGTTCCACCACGGCGGTGCCGAGCACGTCGGGAGCGCGTTCGCGCAACGGTCTCAGCAGGGCCGGCAGCTTGCCGCTGCCACCGCGCGGCAGCGTCGTCACGCGGTCGATCAGCCGGCGTGTGAGATAACGCACGAGGAAGGCGAGGACGACGATCAGGATGATCCGCAGCGGCTTCGTGACGAGCCAGCCCGCCGACCCGGCGAGCCACTCGTTGTGCGTGATCGAATAGACCTGCGAGCACCAGGTGCTGGGATCCGAAATGCACGCTGGCGGGGCGCTGAGCACGGCGTTCACGAGCTGGGACAGTCCTTCCGTCGCTTCGGTTCAGCCAATGGCAAGTGGATGTTGGGTCGCGCGCACGTGACACGTCACGTAACACACGTGCACTTTGGGGCTGATGTGTGGTCGACTATGCCTGCACCGGTGGAGGTGGTCGAGTGCCAGACCGACAACCCATCCCCCTCGGCGGCGCCGGCCAAGCCATGGCCGAGCAGTCGCCGGAGGCGGTCCTGCGTGCCTGCCCGGGAGGCTCCGCAACCGGCGGAGCGAACCCGGCCGGGCCGGGGACCCGACCAGGGGGTGTTTCCCGTCCGCCCGGACAGCGTAGAGGCCGGGACCCGGCGACCCTGTCCTGGGGCCGCCGTCGCGTTCTGCTGCTGAACGCGACGTTCGAGCCCCTCACCGCACTACCGATGCGCCGCGCGGTGGTGCTGGTGATGTGCGGCAAGGCGGAGGTCGTCCACGGCGACCCGGCCGGCGTGGAACTGCACGCCGCGACCGTGTCGCTGCCCGTCCCGTCCGTGATCCGGCTCAGCACGTACGTGCGGGTGCCGTACCGCGCTCAGGTACCCCTGACCAGGGCGGGGCTCATGCACCGCGACCGCTATCGCTGCGCCTACTGCGGTGGCCGGGCCGAGACGATCGACCACGTCCTCCCGCGCAGCCGCGGCGGTCCGCACAGCTGGACCAACTGCGTGGCGTGCTGCGCCAAGTGCAACCACCGCAAGGCCGACCGGCTCCTGTCCGAGCTCGGCTGGCGGCTGCGCGTGGTGCCGCGGGCGCCCCACGGCCCGCACTGGCGCCTGCTGGCGCACTCCAAGGAGGCCGACCCCCTCTGGCAGCCGTACTTGGGTTCCGCGGCCTGAACGGGCCCGGACACGTCGGCGCCCCGGCTGCCTTGCGGCGGCCGGGGCGAGCCGATGAACCGTGTCCGGCGAAGCTGTTCCGAGCAGTTGTGCCAATCTCACGACCCGGGCGGGGGCGGGCGTTCTCGCGTGGATCGGGTCAGGCGGCCAGCGCGTAGTCGGACCGGGCGGTCACGCGGGTGCCGCGGGTGACGCGCGTGCCCCTGGTGACGCGGGTACCGCAGGTGACATGCGTGCCTCGAGTCACGCGGGTGCCACGAGTCAGGCGGGTGCCGGCGGTCACGCGGGTGCCGTTCGTGACACGCGTGCCGCGGGTGACTCGGGTGGCACGTGTGACGCGGGTGCCGCCGGTGACGCGAGTACCGCGAGTGACGCGAGTACCACGGGTAACCCTTGTGCCGGACGTCACACGGGTTCCGGGCAGCAATTCCGTCTCGCTGGGTGACGAAATCGGGTCGGTGATCGCCTGAGCGGGG encodes:
- a CDS encoding glycoside hydrolase family 13 protein, whose amino-acid sequence is MRRGVAGQRRPPERRPRPSWWRDAVFYQIYVRSFADSDADGVGDLEGIRGKLGYLELLGVDALWLTPFYRSPMADHGYDVADPRDVDPLFGTLGDFDALLTEAHGRGIKLTVDLVPNHTSNQHAWFKSAMAAAPGSPERDRYVFRDGRGPGGAEPPNNWVSVFGGPAWTRVPDGQWYLHLFAQQQPDLNYANADVRYDLERTLRFWLDRGVDGFRIDVGHGMAKPPGLPDMDPRAAGWGGGEHYDPRFDDDGVHEIHQMIRKVLDEYPDTMAVGEIWVHDEERLARYLRPDELHLAFNFRLVLTHFDADAMRTAIERSLAVPRAAGAWATWTLSNHDVWRTVSRYGGGAAGLRRARAMALVELALPGAVYLYNGEELGLPNVDLPIEAMEDPRARTQGPEFGRDAERVPMPWEGTLPPFGFSRNPRTWLPMPPEWAELTVEHQLEDAASTLSLYRRAVEVRKTHPAFGVGDELEWYGAPAGCFAFRRGRGGLICALNTSASSIALPPGEVLLSSSPLVDGRLAPDSAAWLV
- a CDS encoding globin, with protein sequence MSTVSGQDPANLYEAIGGEPTFRRIVARFYQEVAKDEVLRPLYPEEDLGPAEERFRLFLMQYWGGPHTYSDRRGHPRLRMRHAPFKIGPIERDAWLRAIRIAVDEENLPEPYREQLWAYLEMAAHSMMNSFV
- a CDS encoding mechanosensitive ion channel family protein — encoded protein: MNAVLSAPPACISDPSTWCSQVYSITHNEWLAGSAGWLVTKPLRIILIVVLAFLVRYLTRRLIDRVTTLPRGGSGKLPALLRPLRERAPDVLGTAVVERRRQRAKTIGSVLRSMSTFLIYGLAFILVLGELGINLAPIIASAGIVGVALGFGAQNLVRDFLSGIFMMIEDQYGVGDVVDIGPATGTVEAVGLRITTLRDLQGTVWYVRNGEVLRVGNSSQGFAVAVVDVPLGYSADVDLASTVLTQAATKAVESETLAVNVMEPPEMLGVEKVTPEGILLRLTVKVRPGKQWAVQRALRGHLLAALEEAGFEPPLGRFLSAPGADK
- a CDS encoding HNH endonuclease gives rise to the protein MRRAVVLVMCGKAEVVHGDPAGVELHAATVSLPVPSVIRLSTYVRVPYRAQVPLTRAGLMHRDRYRCAYCGGRAETIDHVLPRSRGGPHSWTNCVACCAKCNHRKADRLLSELGWRLRVVPRAPHGPHWRLLAHSKEADPLWQPYLGSAA